Proteins from a single region of Bacteroidota bacterium:
- a CDS encoding PQQ-binding-like beta-propeller repeat protein: MNQSIKILIIKALLLLTFVFSGQELYAQNVKLINKFETKSNIYSSPAVTSDDIVVFGGHDKYIYFFDKNAQLLNKYKTKGWVHASPKVLSNGNIAVGSYDRHMYIFNPNGKIIKRFKPGGKIFSKVLELDDGRLVFGSNKKGLVFYNMKENTSISFNTHGLAHTDLSVLSNGNIATGSLGKYVYLVDQNAKEVARYKTNGWLLHSKPTELTNGTILVGSYDKSLYFLNSKLEVQTKFETKGKIHGNPLILNDSTIVIGSFDESIYFLNYRGILISRFKTDGKIISSPVKLSNGTVVVGSYDNFVYFLSPKGNLIGKFETGGNIFSTPVVMSDDTVVVGSNDNHIYFLRLENKENNDRQLLTAPETLVSQSGQ; encoded by the coding sequence TTGAATCAATCAATCAAAATACTAATAATTAAAGCCCTTTTATTGTTGACTTTCGTATTTTCAGGTCAGGAATTATACGCCCAAAACGTAAAATTGATTAATAAATTCGAAACCAAGTCTAACATATATTCCTCTCCGGCAGTAACTTCTGACGATATTGTTGTGTTTGGAGGACACGATAAGTATATCTATTTTTTTGATAAGAATGCACAACTGCTTAATAAATATAAAACAAAAGGTTGGGTACATGCGTCCCCTAAAGTTTTATCAAATGGAAATATAGCAGTAGGATCCTATGACAGGCACATGTACATATTCAATCCAAATGGAAAAATAATAAAGCGCTTTAAACCCGGTGGTAAAATTTTTTCTAAAGTTTTGGAATTAGATGACGGGAGACTAGTTTTTGGATCAAATAAAAAAGGATTGGTTTTTTATAATATGAAAGAAAACACAAGCATTTCTTTTAACACACATGGTTTAGCCCACACGGATTTATCGGTATTATCAAACGGCAATATTGCCACCGGATCCTTAGGTAAATACGTTTATTTAGTAGATCAAAATGCTAAAGAAGTAGCCAGATATAAAACTAATGGGTGGTTACTGCATTCTAAGCCAACTGAACTGACAAACGGGACAATCTTAGTTGGGTCCTACGATAAATCACTCTATTTTCTCAATTCCAAATTAGAAGTGCAAACAAAATTCGAAACAAAGGGCAAAATTCACGGCAATCCATTAATTTTAAATGACAGCACCATAGTAATTGGTTCTTTTGATGAGTCTATTTACTTCCTAAACTACCGGGGTATTTTAATTTCCAGATTCAAAACAGATGGAAAAATAATATCCAGTCCGGTGAAATTGAGTAACGGAACTGTGGTAGTAGGCTCTTACGACAATTTCGTCTATTTTTTAAGTCCAAAAGGGAACCTAATCGGCAAATTTGAAACCGGAGGAAATATATTTTCAACTCCCGTAGTTATGTCGGACGACACAGTTGTAGTAGGTTCTAACGATAATCATATATATTTTTTGAGGCTTGAAAATAAAGAGAATAATGACAGACAATTACTCACTGCTCCGGAAACATTAGTAAGCCAGTCAGGACAATAA
- a CDS encoding universal stress protein, with amino-acid sequence MKLLEKILLATDFSKSSENVLNNAISLAKIFKSKIILVHVMPEDIQNEKAQLLLDKAAMSELERINDRIKGEGIETFNPVLEYGSHCDKIVKTAEKYDVNGLIIGSGAKSDEDLYKLGTTADKVIRKCDKPVWVVKHDSPLNIKKLLCPVDFSAESERALNNAIIMAHRLDAELVVLSVSELEYTGSLSLSYDWKDLKDYLTAENNRLFDKFLEKFNFTDLKWSKETKTGDPSKEILSAISRHKIDLLIIGTTGKTGLNRLVMGSVTAKVIRNVPCSFITLKSEDIIDLQLETKIRDIETHYKNAKQLVKDGFFEDAINEYKICLHINEMHIPSLNAIAKIYEKLKKENSAVKYRSRAKEVLERLWDRKIEAEIRKFYKF; translated from the coding sequence ATGAAATTATTAGAAAAAATTTTATTAGCTACAGATTTTAGCAAATCATCGGAAAATGTTTTGAATAATGCGATAAGTTTAGCTAAAATATTTAAATCAAAGATTATTCTCGTTCATGTAATGCCGGAAGATATTCAGAACGAAAAAGCTCAACTACTGCTTGATAAAGCTGCTATGTCGGAATTAGAAAGGATAAATGATAGGATTAAAGGAGAAGGTATTGAAACCTTTAATCCTGTTTTAGAATATGGCAGTCATTGCGATAAGATAGTTAAAACAGCAGAGAAGTACGATGTAAACGGGTTGATAATCGGTTCAGGAGCCAAATCGGATGAAGACTTGTATAAGTTGGGTACAACAGCCGATAAGGTTATCAGAAAGTGTGATAAACCGGTTTGGGTGGTTAAGCATGATAGTCCGTTGAACATAAAGAAATTACTGTGTCCTGTTGATTTTTCTGCAGAGTCTGAAAGGGCATTAAATAATGCCATCATTATGGCACACAGACTCGATGCCGAGTTAGTAGTTTTAAGTGTTAGCGAGCTGGAATATACAGGTTCTTTAAGTTTGTCATACGACTGGAAGGATCTAAAAGATTACCTGACTGCAGAAAATAACAGGTTATTCGATAAATTTCTTGAAAAATTCAATTTCACTGATTTGAAGTGGTCTAAGGAGACAAAGACCGGAGATCCTTCAAAGGAGATACTCAGCGCAATATCACGACATAAAATTGATTTGTTAATTATTGGTACAACAGGTAAAACCGGTTTAAACAGATTAGTAATGGGTAGTGTTACTGCAAAAGTGATAAGGAATGTGCCTTGTTCATTTATCACGCTGAAATCGGAGGATATTATTGATCTACAGTTAGAAACTAAGATTCGTGACATTGAAACTCATTATAAAAATGCCAAGCAACTTGTTAAAGATGGATTCTTCGAGGACGCAATTAATGAGTATAAAATTTGTCTTCATATTAATGAGATGCATATCCCTTCACTTAATGCCATTGCAAAAATTTACGAAAAACTAAAAAAAGAGAATAGTGCAGTTAAATATAGAAGTAGGGCTAAGGAAGTATTGGAGAGACTTTGGGACAGGAAGATAGAAGCAGAAATACGGAAATTTTACAAGTTTTAG
- a CDS encoding ATP-binding cassette domain-containing protein, with protein sequence MITVKNITKKYDNQLALNNVSFSIKKGEIVGFLGPNGAGKSTMMKIINSHISADFGRVEVGGIDVYENDVEAKKLIGYLPENNPLYYEMYVREYLEYIADIYRIPYKEIEKVIEKTALKRESNKKISQLSKGYKQRVGLAAAIIHNPDYLILDEPTTGLDPNQILEIRNLIKEFGKEKTVLLSTHIMQEVEAMCDRVIIINRGELVKDEYLSDFGVKDNNSCKVVFDKEVDTELFDNNIIKVLDNDNMKTFYLQFESEDILHYLLEFARSQNCSIKEFKISDKSLEDTFRELTR encoded by the coding sequence ATGATCACAGTAAAAAATATCACAAAAAAATACGATAATCAACTTGCATTAAACAATGTTTCATTCTCTATTAAAAAGGGTGAGATTGTTGGCTTTCTGGGGCCAAACGGAGCAGGTAAATCTACAATGATGAAGATTATTAATTCTCATATTTCTGCTGATTTTGGTAGAGTAGAGGTAGGTGGCATTGATGTATATGAGAATGATGTAGAAGCAAAAAAACTGATAGGATATTTGCCCGAAAATAATCCTCTTTATTATGAGATGTACGTTAGGGAATATCTTGAATATATTGCAGATATTTATAGAATACCTTATAAAGAAATAGAAAAAGTTATTGAAAAGACGGCATTGAAAAGAGAGTCTAATAAGAAGATTTCTCAATTATCGAAGGGTTATAAACAACGGGTTGGACTTGCTGCTGCAATAATTCACAATCCTGATTATTTGATTCTGGACGAGCCTACAACCGGACTTGATCCCAATCAGATTCTTGAGATAAGAAACCTGATTAAAGAATTTGGAAAAGAGAAAACAGTATTGCTTTCAACTCATATTATGCAGGAGGTAGAGGCTATGTGTGACAGGGTTATTATTATAAACCGTGGTGAATTGGTAAAAGATGAATATCTGTCTGATTTTGGGGTAAAAGATAATAATAGCTGTAAGGTAGTATTTGATAAAGAAGTTGACACAGAATTATTTGACAATAATATTATCAAGGTTTTAGATAATGATAATATGAAAACTTTTTATCTTCAATTCGAAAGTGAAGACATTTTACATTACTTACTTGAATTTGCGAGAAGTCAAAATTGTTCTATTAAAGAGTTTAAAATATCAGATAAAAGTCTGGAGGATACATTTAGGGAACTGACCAGATGA